A stretch of the Kroppenstedtia eburnea genome encodes the following:
- a CDS encoding enoyl-CoA hydratase/isomerase family protein, which yields MESPNCKWEIRDRVAVITIDRPPMNTLSRDTLVELEGILDQVESDEAVGCLLITGAGDRMFSAGADVSEFGEMGGDREVAEKILKRMHDLFNRIEAFPKPVVACLNGKALGGGNELQMACHLAIAADTAELGLPEVRLGIIPGYGGTQRLPRLIGRRRALELMLSGRRISAPTALEYGLINRIAPQDQVHEEAFQWAKELAAGPPIAMKGILDAVVRGSEGDLSQGLSIERENMLSVIRTEDAIEGVTAFFTKREPSFKGR from the coding sequence ATGGAAAGTCCGAACTGCAAATGGGAGATCCGGGATCGGGTGGCAGTGATTACGATTGACCGCCCCCCGATGAATACCCTGAGCCGGGATACACTGGTGGAACTGGAAGGAATTCTGGATCAGGTGGAATCCGATGAGGCGGTCGGTTGCCTCCTCATCACCGGGGCGGGTGACCGGATGTTTTCCGCCGGTGCCGATGTCTCCGAGTTCGGGGAAATGGGCGGCGATCGGGAAGTCGCGGAAAAGATTTTGAAACGGATGCACGATCTGTTCAACCGGATCGAAGCTTTTCCCAAACCGGTTGTCGCCTGTCTCAACGGGAAAGCTCTCGGCGGGGGAAATGAACTGCAGATGGCTTGTCATCTGGCGATCGCCGCCGACACGGCGGAACTGGGGTTGCCGGAGGTGAGACTGGGCATTATCCCCGGGTACGGCGGAACCCAGCGGCTTCCCCGGCTGATCGGCCGCCGGCGGGCCCTGGAGCTGATGCTGAGCGGCCGTCGGATCTCCGCCCCAACCGCTTTGGAGTACGGATTGATCAACCGGATTGCACCGCAAGATCAGGTTCATGAAGAGGCCTTCCAATGGGCAAAGGAACTGGCTGCCGGTCCGCCGATTGCGATGAAGGGAATCCTGGACGCTGTCGTCAGAGGATCGGAAGGAGATTTGTCCCAAGGATTATCCATCGAACGGGAGAATATGTTGTCCGTCATCCGGACAGAGGATGCCATCGAAGGAGTGACGGCTTTCTTTACCAAGCGGGAGCCGTCTTTTAAGGGCAGATGA
- a CDS encoding R2-like ligand-binding oxidase produces MRVMQTTSTGLDHSMLPMRLYHKAKKLGTWDPKDIDFSQDRKDWATFNEIEKGMSLRLNSVFLGGEEAVTKDLLPLIQVIANEGRLEEEMYLTTFLWEEAKHVEVFRRMVDELGITGDLSIYHSDNYKKIFYEYLPEAMERLTRDPSPEAQAEASVTYNMIVEGMLAETGYHSTFMSYKRLGIMPGTVQAFEYLKRDESRHICYGVYLLSRLIAEHDHIWDVVNKRMELLMAPAIGLVNDLIAEVEELPFGLDKNEMVQVAVKQFGSRMNVLERARNQSVDRIRQASEEEMGEAL; encoded by the coding sequence ATGCGTGTGATGCAAACCACCAGTACGGGCTTGGATCATTCCATGCTGCCGATGCGTCTTTATCACAAGGCCAAGAAGCTGGGCACCTGGGACCCCAAAGATATCGATTTCTCCCAGGATCGGAAGGACTGGGCCACTTTCAACGAGATCGAAAAAGGGATGTCCCTGAGGTTGAACTCGGTTTTCCTGGGTGGTGAGGAAGCAGTCACAAAGGATCTGCTCCCTCTGATCCAAGTGATCGCCAATGAGGGGCGTCTTGAAGAAGAGATGTATCTGACCACATTTCTCTGGGAAGAGGCCAAACATGTGGAAGTGTTCCGCAGAATGGTTGACGAGCTGGGGATCACCGGTGATCTGTCCATTTATCACAGTGACAACTACAAGAAAATCTTCTATGAATACCTGCCGGAAGCGATGGAGCGTCTGACCCGTGACCCATCTCCCGAGGCCCAGGCGGAGGCGTCGGTCACTTACAATATGATCGTCGAAGGGATGCTGGCGGAAACGGGATATCATTCCACATTTATGTCCTATAAACGATTGGGGATCATGCCGGGAACCGTTCAGGCCTTTGAATATTTGAAACGGGATGAATCCCGCCACATCTGTTACGGTGTTTATCTCCTGTCCCGTTTGATTGCAGAGCACGATCACATCTGGGATGTCGTGAACAAACGGATGGAATTGCTGATGGCCCCGGCGATCGGCTTGGTGAACGATCTGATCGCCGAGGTGGAGGAACTTCCCTTCGGGTTGGATAAAAATGAGATGGTACAGGTGGCTGTGAAACAGTTCGGATCACGAATGAATGTCCTCGAACGGGCCCGAAACCAATCCGTAGACAGGATCCGGCAAGCAAGTGAGGAAGAGATGGGGGAGGCGTTGTAA
- a CDS encoding thiolase family protein — MRNVRDQDAVIIDAIRTPFGRKKGSLAGTRPDEMAASLLKKLVNRNNLDPSEVEDIKMGCVTQVGEQGLNIGRLAGLIAGFPVEVCGVSVNRMCASSLETLAQGAHAIMAGMSDCVIAAGVESMNRVPMGSDGGQFSDLLLNQHTIIPQGFSAELIADKWDLSREELDRFSLQSHERAVQAQREGRFDREIVPIDGKNLAGEDIRLEADETPRPDTNLDSLAGLKPSFRPDGKVTAGNSSQISDGAAAVLLTSRKKAASLGWTPRARVVATALAGVDPEIMLTGIIPATHKVLQRAGLSLDEIDLFEVNEAFASVVLAWQREIGADPEKVNPNGGAIALGHPLGASGARLTASLINELERREGRYGLATLCIGFGMALAVIVEREES, encoded by the coding sequence ATGAGAAATGTGCGGGATCAGGATGCGGTAATCATCGACGCGATCCGAACCCCCTTCGGACGGAAGAAAGGCTCCCTCGCCGGCACGCGGCCGGATGAAATGGCCGCCTCTCTTCTCAAAAAGCTGGTTAACCGGAACAACCTGGATCCTTCCGAAGTGGAAGATATCAAAATGGGTTGTGTCACCCAAGTGGGAGAACAAGGTCTCAATATCGGCCGTTTGGCCGGGTTGATCGCCGGGTTTCCCGTGGAAGTGTGCGGTGTGAGCGTCAACCGGATGTGTGCATCCAGCCTGGAAACGCTGGCCCAGGGGGCCCACGCGATCATGGCTGGGATGTCCGATTGTGTCATCGCCGCCGGGGTGGAAAGTATGAACCGGGTCCCGATGGGAAGTGACGGCGGTCAATTCAGCGACCTTTTGTTGAATCAACATACCATCATCCCCCAGGGTTTCTCCGCAGAATTGATCGCAGACAAGTGGGACCTTTCCAGAGAGGAACTGGATCGATTCTCTCTGCAAAGCCATGAGCGGGCAGTTCAGGCCCAAAGGGAAGGGCGCTTTGACCGGGAGATCGTCCCCATCGATGGAAAAAACCTTGCAGGAGAAGACATCCGCCTGGAGGCCGACGAGACTCCGAGACCGGATACCAATCTGGACTCGCTGGCGGGGTTGAAGCCCTCGTTCCGGCCTGACGGCAAGGTGACGGCGGGCAACTCCAGTCAAATCAGCGACGGGGCAGCCGCTGTTCTCCTCACTTCCCGGAAAAAGGCGGCTTCTCTCGGATGGACTCCCCGGGCCAGAGTGGTGGCGACGGCGTTGGCGGGGGTGGATCCGGAAATCATGTTGACGGGAATCATCCCGGCCACTCATAAGGTGTTGCAACGGGCGGGTCTGTCTCTGGATGAGATCGATCTGTTTGAAGTGAATGAGGCCTTCGCCTCGGTGGTATTGGCCTGGCAGCGGGAGATCGGTGCCGATCCGGAGAAGGTGAACCCCAACGGCGGAGCCATCGCCCTCGGCCATCCCCTCGGTGCCAGCGGCGCCCGGCTGACGGCTTCCCTGATCAACGAGCTGGAGCGAAGGGAAGGCCGTTACGGTTTGGCCACCTTATGTATCGGATTCGGCATGGCCCTGGCGGTGATCGTGGAACGGGAGGAATCATGA
- a CDS encoding SCP2 sterol-binding domain-containing protein has product MAKSIDDYTLKEAWEKIESALNENPKPVEGLNVVYQFDISGEDGGSYQLHLADNKAKVEEGTPSDADCTLQMALPDFKEMLLGKLNGTAAFMSGRLKVKGNIGLAMKMENILRQYDVKEHI; this is encoded by the coding sequence ATGGCTAAAAGTATTGATGATTACACCCTCAAGGAAGCATGGGAAAAAATCGAAAGCGCTTTGAATGAAAATCCGAAGCCGGTCGAAGGACTGAACGTCGTCTATCAATTTGACATTTCCGGAGAGGATGGGGGCAGTTATCAGCTTCATCTCGCCGACAACAAAGCAAAGGTGGAGGAAGGAACTCCCTCTGATGCGGATTGCACCCTGCAAATGGCGTTGCCTGATTTCAAAGAGATGCTGCTGGGAAAATTGAACGGGACCGCCGCCTTCATGTCCGGAAGGCTGAAAGTGAAAGGAAATATCGGGCTGGCCATGAAGATGGAAAATATTCTGCGTCAATATGACGTCAAGGAACATATCTGA
- a CDS encoding SDR family NAD(P)-dependent oxidoreductase, whose protein sequence is MSLPLEGKVALVTGASRGLGRTDALTLAAAGADVVVTDILIEEDENLEQTSEKWGPMAQVMAQSQVVYTQSTAAKIREMGRKSAVFRMDVTDRKEVQSVMTQVKEQFGRIDILVNNAATLDHTARLEDQNDDFWERDLRVNLTGAYNCSKAVWPYMKEQKWGRIINMASVAGTLGGFGQASYSTTKAGVLGLTKSLALEGARYNITVNAIVPGIINTEAFRMSNPEMRERMIARTAFKRPGEPQDIAHAIAFLVSDQASYITGVGLPVAGGIDLFTF, encoded by the coding sequence ATGAGTCTGCCGCTGGAAGGAAAGGTGGCACTGGTGACCGGGGCATCCAGGGGATTGGGCAGGACCGATGCCTTGACGCTGGCTGCAGCCGGTGCCGATGTGGTGGTCACCGATATTTTGATCGAAGAGGATGAAAACCTGGAGCAGACCTCTGAAAAATGGGGGCCCATGGCCCAAGTGATGGCTCAGTCGCAAGTGGTGTACACCCAATCCACGGCGGCGAAAATCCGGGAGATGGGCCGCAAGTCCGCCGTGTTTCGAATGGATGTGACAGATCGGAAAGAAGTCCAATCGGTGATGACCCAAGTAAAGGAACAATTCGGACGGATTGACATTTTGGTCAACAACGCCGCCACTCTGGATCACACCGCCCGCTTGGAAGACCAGAACGACGACTTCTGGGAGCGTGATCTCCGTGTCAACCTGACCGGGGCTTACAACTGTTCCAAAGCAGTTTGGCCCTATATGAAGGAGCAGAAATGGGGCCGGATCATCAATATGGCCTCTGTTGCGGGAACCTTGGGGGGATTCGGCCAGGCGAGTTATTCCACGACCAAGGCCGGTGTGCTGGGGTTGACCAAGTCATTGGCTTTGGAAGGGGCCAGGTACAATATCACAGTCAACGCCATTGTTCCCGGGATTATCAATACGGAAGCCTTTCGCATGAGCAATCCGGAGATGCGCGAACGGATGATTGCCAGAACGGCCTTTAAACGGCCCGGGGAGCCGCAGGATATCGCCCATGCGATCGCATTTCTCGTCTCGGATCAGGCATCTTATATCACTGGAGTCGGCTTGCCGGTGGCGGGCGGAATCGACTTGTTCACCTTTTGA
- a CDS encoding ABC1 kinase family protein, with the protein MGAMPAEKIHVGKEDILQGRKEQLRREVDKMRDKINRHKRFRTMIRVFAKHGLLHLFDRKSFRLFRGGGSEADRDQLRKIGRRMRLAFEELGPTFIKLGQVLVSRQEILSDSITTELAELLDDVPAQPFSHMALVLEDELPDGLQTFEWIHPEPIGSASLAQVYHGKLKDGRECAVKVVRPTVDKLFQTDISIIRTLAKHLQKRLPPALAASVELPGLIEEYYSSSINELDMRVEARNIEAHRQIGAEFETLGVPEVYMTTRRVLVMEFIDGWNLKEFPVDFFTFEERFMRMIDLAHYYVKTFSDGFYHADPHGSNLMVDRRTKKIIGIDWGMVGRMDSLHTEAIFRALMHIRVNQAEDAAEAALDLVQPTPYTDPVRLKDELRSMFIHYVNSEQGGRHNWGNLLIQLITIGMRNHCRIPNGLALWAKGFSAAEGTARWLCPEISYHTAVESADVQILRRWLSRRLNYRANASLITELGKLAGTFPRRLNKILEKLAWNDLKLPVEHRVPDDIRRWLNRSVNRLTLGVLAGGIFVGSSLLLSFGAEAMKATPSLRWLGEGLIWSSTALALYVCWRVIRSKRA; encoded by the coding sequence ATGGGTGCCATGCCTGCCGAAAAAATCCACGTCGGCAAAGAGGATATTCTCCAAGGAAGGAAGGAGCAGTTGCGGCGGGAAGTTGACAAGATGCGGGACAAGATCAATCGGCACAAAAGATTTCGCACCATGATCAGAGTGTTTGCCAAACACGGTTTGTTACACCTCTTCGACAGGAAAAGCTTCCGGCTGTTCCGTGGGGGAGGGAGTGAAGCGGACCGGGATCAATTGCGCAAAATCGGGCGGAGGATGCGCCTGGCTTTTGAGGAGTTGGGCCCCACCTTTATCAAGTTGGGCCAGGTGTTGGTATCCCGGCAGGAGATCCTTTCGGATTCCATCACGACGGAGCTTGCGGAATTGTTGGATGATGTTCCCGCTCAACCTTTTTCACATATGGCTCTGGTGTTGGAGGATGAGCTGCCCGATGGTCTGCAAACCTTTGAGTGGATCCATCCCGAACCGATCGGTTCTGCCTCATTGGCCCAGGTGTATCATGGGAAGTTGAAGGATGGACGGGAATGTGCCGTCAAAGTGGTGCGGCCCACGGTGGACAAGTTGTTCCAAACGGATATTTCCATCATCCGAACCTTGGCCAAACATCTGCAAAAGCGCCTTCCTCCGGCATTGGCTGCCTCCGTGGAGTTACCCGGCCTGATTGAGGAATATTACAGCAGCTCGATCAATGAACTGGACATGCGCGTCGAAGCCAGAAATATTGAGGCCCACAGGCAGATCGGGGCGGAATTTGAAACCCTGGGTGTACCGGAGGTCTACATGACCACCCGTCGGGTATTGGTGATGGAATTTATCGATGGTTGGAATCTCAAAGAGTTTCCCGTCGATTTCTTTACTTTTGAAGAGCGCTTCATGAGGATGATCGATCTGGCCCACTACTATGTGAAAACCTTTTCAGACGGGTTTTATCATGCGGATCCCCACGGATCCAACCTGATGGTGGACCGTAGGACGAAAAAGATCATCGGAATCGATTGGGGCATGGTGGGCAGAATGGACTCCCTTCACACCGAGGCGATTTTTCGCGCCCTGATGCATATCCGGGTGAATCAGGCCGAGGATGCGGCCGAAGCGGCGCTGGACTTGGTTCAACCGACGCCCTACACGGATCCGGTGCGTCTGAAAGATGAGCTTCGCTCCATGTTCATCCACTATGTGAACAGTGAGCAAGGGGGTCGCCATAACTGGGGAAATCTGCTGATTCAACTGATCACCATCGGCATGCGAAACCATTGCCGCATTCCCAACGGTCTCGCACTGTGGGCGAAGGGGTTTTCGGCGGCTGAGGGCACGGCTCGGTGGTTATGTCCGGAAATCAGTTACCATACGGCGGTGGAGTCGGCGGATGTCCAGATTCTTCGTCGTTGGTTGTCCCGTCGTTTAAACTATCGGGCAAACGCCAGCTTGATCACTGAACTGGGTAAATTGGCAGGGACCTTTCCCCGCCGGTTGAACAAGATTTTGGAGAAACTGGCCTGGAACGATCTGAAGTTGCCCGTGGAACATCGAGTCCCCGATGATATCAGGCGATGGTTGAACCGATCAGTCAATCGGTTGACATTGGGTGTGTTGGCCGGCGGGATCTTTGTCGGGTCCTCCTTGCTCCTTTCCTTCGGCGCAGAAGCGATGAAGGCGACCCCTTCCCTGCGCTGGCTGGGTGAAGGGCTGATCTGGTCCTCCACAGCTCTGGCCCTCTACGTGTGTTGGCGGGTGATTCGATCCAAACGTGCGTAA
- a CDS encoding acyl-CoA dehydrogenase family protein, with product MISFQPTEEESAFADLAGEVAREQIRPMAMECEQEGRVHPDLVKTMMELGFTNLELPENWGGLEMPLLSQAQIWGALGYGDLGVVQGLPGAGEGASLIRLIPDHPALQSYKTAGADGDWPTVAFLHAVDGEGMSGVQVDSNGEGYVLKGTSQPFRLAAFAENLLVAVNDPGGEPLLLWLDRRDGSRWHVVEGDYRLGLLAAGCARVRFEEEMITPGQVIAKGSEARELLSQALARIYVLEVAKEVGLMEAAVSYTAEYTAQRKAFGQEIAKFQGVSFTLADMAIETRTSRNLLWQTAERIDDGNPDGRKAVGGILSRVHQSLRFVTDSAVQLLGGHGYVQEFPVEKWMRDAQAQVSLYGREGELMARRGEQLLGEHVPTGA from the coding sequence TTGATTTCATTTCAACCCACAGAGGAGGAGTCGGCCTTTGCAGATCTGGCCGGGGAGGTGGCCCGGGAGCAGATCCGACCCATGGCCATGGAGTGTGAACAAGAGGGACGGGTCCATCCCGATCTGGTAAAGACCATGATGGAGCTGGGCTTCACCAACCTGGAACTCCCTGAAAATTGGGGGGGCTTGGAGATGCCCTTGCTTTCCCAAGCTCAAATCTGGGGAGCCCTCGGGTACGGGGATCTTGGAGTGGTACAAGGATTGCCCGGCGCCGGGGAGGGGGCATCCCTGATCCGTCTGATTCCGGACCACCCGGCCTTGCAATCCTACAAGACGGCCGGTGCGGACGGGGATTGGCCCACTGTTGCCTTCCTCCATGCTGTGGATGGAGAGGGGATGTCGGGAGTCCAGGTGGATTCCAACGGGGAGGGATATGTTTTAAAGGGAACCTCCCAGCCCTTCCGATTGGCCGCATTTGCTGAGAACCTGCTCGTGGCAGTGAATGATCCCGGAGGAGAGCCCCTCCTGTTGTGGTTGGACCGCCGGGATGGCAGCCGATGGCATGTGGTGGAAGGGGATTATCGTTTGGGATTGCTGGCCGCAGGTTGTGCACGTGTGCGGTTTGAAGAGGAGATGATCACTCCGGGTCAAGTGATTGCCAAAGGAAGTGAAGCCCGGGAGCTCTTGTCACAGGCCCTGGCCCGGATTTACGTGCTGGAAGTGGCCAAAGAGGTGGGTCTGATGGAAGCCGCCGTCTCCTATACCGCCGAATATACGGCGCAACGGAAAGCTTTTGGCCAGGAGATCGCCAAATTTCAGGGAGTCTCTTTCACTCTTGCTGATATGGCGATCGAGACGCGGACTTCCCGGAACCTTCTGTGGCAGACGGCGGAGAGGATCGATGACGGGAACCCTGACGGGAGGAAAGCCGTGGGCGGGATTCTGTCCCGGGTGCACCAATCCCTCCGTTTCGTAACCGATTCCGCGGTACAATTGCTCGGTGGACATGGATACGTTCAGGAATTCCCCGTTGAAAAGTGGATGCGTGATGCCCAAGCCCAAGTCAGCCTCTACGGGCGGGAGGGTGAACTGATGGCCCGCCGCGGTGAACAATTGCTGGGTGAGCACGTACCCACCGGGGCTTAA
- a CDS encoding SCP2 sterol-binding domain-containing protein produces the protein MPFEPFTEEWAQQYKEKLNQNVQYRQAARTWEGPIVFLVEKDPSVGLEEDRWVYLDLRHGECLEARVSSKADLESAPTVISGDTRTWKQLFDGRLEPLSTLMRGRLRLVKGNMAELTAYVIASQQLMKTAMQIDTEIPEGLK, from the coding sequence ATGCCGTTTGAACCGTTCACGGAAGAATGGGCCCAACAGTATAAAGAGAAGCTGAATCAAAATGTGCAGTACCGGCAGGCCGCCAGGACCTGGGAAGGACCGATCGTATTTTTGGTGGAGAAAGACCCATCTGTCGGGTTGGAAGAGGACCGTTGGGTTTATCTGGATTTGCGACATGGAGAATGTCTGGAGGCCAGAGTCTCCTCCAAAGCCGATCTGGAGTCGGCCCCCACTGTGATCAGTGGTGACACCCGAACGTGGAAGCAACTCTTTGACGGTCGGCTGGAACCTCTGTCGACACTGATGCGGGGAAGATTGCGCTTGGTCAAAGGGAATATGGCGGAGTTGACCGCCTATGTGATCGCATCGCAACAGCTGATGAAAACCGCGATGCAAATCGATACGGAGATACCGGAGGGTCTGAAGTGA
- a CDS encoding acyl-CoA dehydrogenase family protein has protein sequence MISYKLSSHQQQVKDVVHWFAENEMRPISLEADKMGRVPDDWLNKINQLGIQLNTSSFGEDKKSSQKSGKKAKSERQANRLAVIATEELGWGDPAIALTLPGPGLGGPPVQSSGTPEQKERFLSIFSKDEPPRWGAYALTEPEAGSDVSGIRTTAQKTTGGYILNGQKIFITNGARASWVVVFATIDRSLGRAGHRAFVVEKGTPGFSCTRLAKKMGIRASETAELLLEDCFVPEENLLGGESYYENQGSGPSGFRVAMKTFDNTRPIVAAMAIGIARAAFEYTLDLVRKEYPKHGRLYHLASEKLARAELEIEAARLLTWEAAWKADIGQSNAKEAAMCKAHSGKIALEVCAGCLELLGPAGLDGQIVEKLYRDAKIFDIFEGTNQVQHLITARHLYEPHGVRV, from the coding sequence ATGATCTCTTACAAATTGTCGTCGCATCAACAGCAAGTGAAGGATGTGGTGCACTGGTTTGCGGAAAATGAAATGCGGCCGATCTCCCTGGAAGCGGACAAAATGGGAAGAGTGCCCGATGATTGGCTAAATAAGATCAATCAGCTGGGAATACAGTTGAATACGTCCTCATTCGGTGAAGATAAAAAAAGCTCGCAGAAAAGCGGTAAAAAGGCAAAATCGGAGCGTCAGGCCAACCGGTTGGCGGTGATCGCGACCGAGGAGCTCGGGTGGGGGGATCCGGCCATCGCATTGACTCTTCCGGGTCCGGGATTGGGAGGGCCGCCGGTGCAGTCCAGCGGCACACCGGAACAGAAGGAACGTTTTTTATCCATCTTTTCAAAAGATGAGCCGCCTCGTTGGGGTGCCTATGCATTGACTGAGCCCGAGGCGGGATCCGATGTCTCCGGAATCCGGACCACCGCCCAAAAAACAACGGGCGGGTATATCCTCAACGGACAAAAAATCTTTATCACCAATGGGGCGCGCGCTTCCTGGGTGGTTGTGTTTGCCACGATCGACCGCAGTTTGGGACGTGCCGGCCATCGGGCCTTCGTCGTTGAAAAGGGGACACCCGGTTTCAGTTGCACCCGCCTCGCCAAAAAAATGGGCATCCGTGCCTCGGAGACGGCGGAGTTGTTGTTGGAGGATTGCTTCGTACCGGAGGAGAATCTCCTCGGCGGTGAATCCTACTATGAAAATCAGGGTTCCGGTCCGTCGGGTTTTCGGGTGGCGATGAAAACCTTTGACAATACCCGGCCTATCGTGGCCGCGATGGCCATCGGAATCGCCCGTGCCGCCTTTGAATATACATTGGATCTGGTACGGAAAGAGTATCCGAAGCATGGACGCCTTTATCACTTGGCTTCCGAGAAGTTGGCCCGTGCGGAACTGGAGATCGAGGCGGCGCGTCTGCTCACCTGGGAGGCGGCATGGAAAGCCGATATCGGCCAATCCAACGCCAAGGAAGCGGCCATGTGCAAAGCCCACTCCGGCAAGATCGCTCTGGAAGTGTGTGCCGGGTGTTTGGAACTGTTGGGTCCCGCCGGTCTCGATGGACAAATCGTGGAGAAGCTTTATCGGGATGCCAAGATCTTTGACATTTTTGAGGGAACCAATCAAGTTCAGCATCTGATCACGGCTCGTCATCTCTATGAGCCCCACGGAGTTCGGGTTTGA